From the Amycolatopsis thermoflava N1165 genome, one window contains:
- a CDS encoding 3-hydroxybutyryl-CoA dehydrogenase codes for MDISKVGVVGGGLMGSGIAEVCARAGLDVVVAEVGEAALAAARERIGKSLDRAVRAGKLSAADGASASARLSYTIDLDEFADRDLVIEAVAEDETIKTGLFARLDKVVTRPDAVLASNTSSIPIMKLGMATSRPEQVIGIHFFNPVPVLPLAELIPSLLTADQTTERAAAFATGALGKTVVRAQDRAGFVVNALLVPYLLSAIRMLESGFAAAEDIDNGMVHGCAHPMGPLRLADLIGLETLKAVADSLYEEFKEPLYAAPPLLLRMVDAGLYGKKSGRGFYDYGKGV; via the coding sequence ATGGACATCTCGAAGGTGGGCGTGGTCGGCGGTGGCCTGATGGGGTCGGGCATCGCCGAGGTGTGTGCGCGGGCTGGACTCGACGTGGTCGTCGCGGAGGTCGGTGAAGCGGCTCTGGCCGCGGCGCGGGAGCGCATCGGCAAGTCGCTGGACCGCGCGGTGCGAGCCGGGAAGCTGTCGGCGGCCGACGGTGCCTCGGCGAGTGCTCGCCTGTCTTACACGATCGACCTGGACGAGTTCGCCGACCGGGACCTCGTCATCGAGGCGGTCGCCGAGGACGAGACCATCAAGACCGGACTGTTCGCCAGGCTGGACAAGGTCGTCACCCGGCCGGACGCCGTTCTCGCCTCCAACACTTCGTCGATCCCGATCATGAAATTGGGCATGGCGACGAGCCGGCCGGAGCAGGTCATCGGCATCCACTTCTTCAACCCGGTGCCGGTGCTGCCGCTGGCCGAGCTGATCCCGTCCCTGCTCACCGCGGACCAGACGACGGAACGCGCCGCGGCCTTCGCCACCGGCGCGTTGGGCAAGACGGTCGTGCGCGCTCAGGACCGGGCCGGCTTCGTGGTCAACGCCCTGCTGGTCCCCTACCTGCTGTCCGCCATCCGCATGCTGGAGTCCGGGTTCGCCGCCGCCGAGGACATCGACAACGGCATGGTCCACGGCTGCGCCCACCCGATGGGCCCGCTGCGTCTGGCCGACCTGATCGGGCTGGAGACACTCAAAGCGGTGGCCGACTCCCTCTATGAGGAGTTCAAGGAGCCGCTCTACGCCGCGCCACCGCTGTTGCTGCGCATGGTCGACGCGGGCCTGTACGGGAAGAAATCCGGCCGTGGCTTCTACGACTACGGGAAGGGCGTCTGA
- a CDS encoding acyl-CoA dehydrogenase family protein, whose product MYRLAEEHEELRAAVRALAEKEIAPYAAEVDEQERYPVEALRALNASGFNAVHIPDEYEGQGADAIAACIVIEEVARVDASASLIPAVNKLGTQPIILSASDELKKLVLPEIAAGATASYGLSEREAGSDTASMRTRARLDGDHWVLNGTKAWITNAGESTWYTVMAVTDPDAPKKSNGISAFVVHKDDPGFSVGPKERKLGIKGSPTREIYFENCTIPADRIIGEPGTGLKTALRTLDHTRPTIGAQALGIAQGALDAAVAYVKERKQFGKAIGEFQGVQFMLADMGTKIEAARHLVYASAAATERGDARAGFMASAAKSYASDVAMSVTTDAVQLFGGAGYTRDFPVERMMRDAKITQIYEGTNQIQRIVMARALLAR is encoded by the coding sequence ATGTACCGGCTGGCCGAGGAGCACGAGGAGCTGCGTGCTGCCGTGCGTGCGCTGGCAGAGAAGGAGATCGCACCTTACGCCGCCGAGGTGGATGAACAGGAGCGGTACCCGGTCGAGGCTCTGCGGGCGCTGAACGCCTCGGGTTTCAACGCGGTGCACATTCCGGACGAGTACGAGGGTCAGGGCGCGGACGCGATCGCGGCGTGCATCGTGATCGAGGAGGTCGCGCGGGTCGACGCGTCGGCGTCGCTGATCCCGGCGGTGAACAAGCTGGGGACGCAGCCGATCATCCTGTCGGCGTCGGACGAGCTGAAGAAGCTGGTGCTGCCGGAGATCGCGGCCGGTGCGACGGCGTCGTACGGGTTGTCGGAGCGGGAGGCCGGTTCGGACACCGCGTCGATGCGCACGCGGGCCCGGCTGGACGGTGACCACTGGGTGCTGAACGGGACGAAGGCGTGGATCACCAACGCCGGCGAGTCCACGTGGTACACGGTGATGGCGGTGACCGACCCGGACGCGCCGAAGAAGTCGAACGGCATTTCGGCGTTCGTGGTGCACAAGGACGACCCGGGCTTCTCGGTCGGCCCCAAGGAGCGCAAGCTGGGCATCAAGGGGTCGCCGACGCGGGAGATCTACTTCGAGAACTGCACGATCCCGGCGGACCGGATCATCGGCGAGCCCGGCACCGGGCTCAAGACGGCGCTGCGCACGCTCGACCACACCCGGCCGACGATCGGGGCGCAGGCGCTGGGCATCGCGCAGGGCGCGCTCGACGCGGCGGTCGCGTACGTGAAGGAGCGCAAGCAGTTCGGCAAGGCGATCGGCGAGTTCCAGGGCGTGCAGTTCATGCTGGCGGACATGGGCACGAAGATCGAGGCCGCCCGGCACCTCGTGTACGCCTCCGCGGCAGCCACCGAGCGCGGCGACGCGCGTGCCGGATTCATGGCCTCGGCGGCGAAGTCCTACGCCTCGGACGTGGCGATGTCGGTGACCACGGACGCCGTGCAGCTCTTCGGCGGCGCCGGCTACACCCGCGACTTCCCGGTGGAACGCATGATGCGCGACGCGAAGATCACGCAGATCTACGAGGGCACGAACCAGATCCAGCGCATCGTGATGGCGCGGGCCCTGCTGGCACGATGA
- a CDS encoding enoyl-CoA hydratase/isomerase family protein, whose amino-acid sequence MTPEVLITTRNGVGWITLNRPRALNALTHAMVRAIDAALTRWEYDDTVRTVVIDGAGERGLCAGGDIRSIHDDARTGGTASPGFWADEYRLNAHIARYPKTYVALMDGLVLGGGVGVSAHGSLRVVTERSRVGMPETGIGLTPDVGGTYLLSRAPGELGTHAALTAAHLSGADAIHCGLADFFVPSDRLADLRAALAVREPREAVRMFAQAPPDSGLAADAAWIDACYSADTVEEILDRLHEAGCSAVAKEIGAKSPTALKVTLRALRTARALPSLDAALTQEYRIACASLTAPDLAEGIRAQIIDKDRDPRWSPATLGEVTPALVDRFFAPPAHGDLSLLTQGNR is encoded by the coding sequence ATGACACCGGAAGTCCTCATCACGACCCGGAACGGCGTCGGCTGGATCACGCTCAACCGGCCTCGTGCGCTCAACGCCCTCACCCACGCCATGGTCCGGGCGATCGACGCCGCCCTCACCCGGTGGGAGTACGACGACACCGTGCGGACCGTCGTGATCGACGGCGCCGGCGAGCGCGGATTGTGCGCCGGCGGCGACATCCGCTCGATCCACGACGACGCCCGCACCGGCGGCACCGCATCACCCGGCTTCTGGGCCGACGAGTACCGGCTCAACGCGCACATCGCCCGCTACCCCAAAACCTACGTGGCGCTGATGGACGGGCTGGTGCTGGGCGGCGGGGTCGGCGTCTCCGCCCACGGATCCCTGCGGGTGGTCACCGAGCGCTCCCGGGTCGGCATGCCCGAAACCGGCATCGGGCTCACCCCTGACGTCGGCGGCACCTACCTCCTCTCCCGCGCCCCCGGCGAGCTGGGCACGCACGCCGCGCTCACCGCCGCCCACCTGTCCGGCGCCGACGCGATCCACTGCGGACTCGCTGACTTCTTCGTGCCCAGCGACCGGTTGGCGGACCTGCGTGCCGCCCTCGCCGTGCGGGAGCCGCGCGAAGCCGTGCGCATGTTCGCGCAGGCACCCCCGGACAGCGGCCTGGCCGCCGATGCGGCATGGATCGACGCCTGCTACTCCGCCGACACGGTCGAGGAGATCCTCGACCGGCTGCACGAGGCAGGGTGCAGCGCCGTCGCCAAGGAGATCGGCGCCAAATCCCCGACCGCGCTCAAGGTCACGCTCCGCGCCCTGCGGACAGCTCGAGCGCTGCCCAGCCTGGACGCCGCGCTCACCCAGGAGTACCGCATCGCCTGCGCGAGCCTGACCGCGCCGGACCTGGCCGAGGGCATCCGGGCGCAGATCATCGACAAGGACCGCGACCCGCGCTGGTCACCCGCCACGCTCGGCGAGGTCACCCCGGCCCTGGTCGACAGGTTCTTCGCCCCGCCGGCACACGGCGACCTCTCCCTACTCACGCAAGGAAACCGATGA
- a CDS encoding enoyl-CoA hydratase, with the protein MTDTIRVDRGDDGVALITLDRPHALNALNLAMMTELTTAAAELDRDPTIGAIVLTGSERAFAAGADIKEMQPHSFSHVYATDWFAGWDTLTRVRTPLIAAVAGYALGGGCELAMICDILLAADTAKFGQPEITLGIIPGMGGSQRLTRAVGKAKAMDLCLTGRTMNAEEAERAGLVSRIVPADTLLDEALSVARTIAGMSKPAAKMAKEAVNRSFETSLSEGILFERRVFHSTFATQDQKEGMAAFIEKRPPSFQDR; encoded by the coding sequence ATGACCGACACCATCCGGGTCGACCGCGGCGACGACGGCGTCGCCCTCATCACTCTCGACCGCCCCCACGCGCTCAACGCGCTGAACCTCGCCATGATGACCGAACTCACCACCGCCGCAGCCGAACTCGACCGCGATCCCACCATCGGGGCGATCGTGCTCACCGGCTCCGAGCGCGCGTTCGCCGCCGGCGCCGACATCAAGGAGATGCAGCCGCACAGCTTCAGCCACGTCTACGCCACCGACTGGTTCGCCGGCTGGGACACCCTGACCCGGGTCCGCACCCCGCTGATCGCGGCCGTAGCCGGCTACGCCCTCGGCGGCGGCTGTGAACTCGCCATGATCTGCGACATCCTGCTCGCCGCCGACACCGCGAAGTTCGGCCAGCCCGAGATCACCCTCGGCATCATCCCCGGCATGGGCGGTTCCCAGCGGCTCACCCGTGCCGTCGGCAAGGCCAAGGCGATGGACCTGTGCCTCACCGGACGCACCATGAACGCCGAGGAAGCCGAACGCGCCGGCCTCGTCTCCCGCATCGTCCCCGCGGACACCCTCCTCGACGAAGCGCTGTCCGTCGCCCGCACGATCGCGGGCATGTCCAAACCCGCCGCCAAGATGGCCAAGGAAGCGGTCAACCGGTCCTTCGAGACCAGTCTGTCCGAGGGAATCCTGTTCGAACGCCGCGTCTTCCACTCCACGTTCGCCACCCAGGACCAGAAGGAAGGCATGGCCGCCTTCATCGAGAAGCGACCACCGTCCTTCCAGGACCGCTGA
- a CDS encoding acyl-CoA dehydrogenase family protein, with product MNGTDPRETDEARALREVVRALLAKRSGPAEVRSAMESPLGYDDKLWSTLCEDIGVAGLGIPEEHGGLGAGLAEVCVVLEELGRTLTPSPMLGSAVLSGQAVLATGNDDECRRLLPGIAAGSTIAALAWSREDGSWSPDHPACRAREGRVDGRAHYVLDAAHADVLLVVARTDDGVGLFEVAVDGAIRADVTTMDPTRRLATVEMNAAPARRLDLGDYGPALSRARDLVTVALAAEQVGAAARALELTVEYSKQRRQFGRPIGGFQALKHRMADVHVHVEAARSALYGALTGDDLPVDAATAKAVCSEAFEHAAAEMIQLHGGIAITWEHDAHLYFKRAHGSAQLFGRPAGFPDATSG from the coding sequence ATGAACGGAACGGATCCCAGGGAAACCGACGAAGCCCGCGCGTTGCGAGAGGTCGTTCGCGCGTTGCTGGCGAAGAGGTCGGGGCCGGCCGAGGTCCGGTCCGCGATGGAGTCTCCCCTCGGCTACGACGACAAGCTGTGGTCCACCCTGTGCGAGGACATCGGAGTGGCCGGCCTCGGCATCCCCGAGGAGCACGGCGGCCTGGGAGCCGGGCTTGCCGAGGTCTGCGTGGTGCTCGAGGAACTGGGCCGGACCCTCACCCCGTCGCCCATGCTGGGCTCGGCCGTGCTGTCCGGTCAAGCCGTCCTGGCCACCGGGAACGACGACGAGTGCCGGCGATTGTTGCCCGGCATCGCCGCAGGCAGCACGATCGCCGCTCTGGCGTGGTCCCGGGAGGACGGCTCGTGGTCGCCGGACCACCCGGCGTGCCGTGCCCGAGAAGGCCGCGTCGACGGCCGGGCGCATTACGTCCTCGACGCCGCCCATGCGGACGTCCTGCTCGTGGTCGCTCGCACCGACGACGGCGTGGGTTTGTTCGAGGTCGCCGTCGATGGGGCGATCCGGGCCGACGTCACCACGATGGATCCCACCCGTCGGCTGGCGACTGTGGAGATGAACGCGGCACCGGCCCGGCGTCTCGACCTGGGAGATTACGGGCCGGCGCTGAGCCGGGCGCGGGATCTGGTCACGGTCGCGCTGGCGGCCGAACAGGTGGGGGCCGCCGCGCGGGCGTTGGAACTGACCGTGGAGTACAGCAAGCAGCGCCGCCAGTTCGGCAGGCCCATCGGCGGCTTCCAGGCGCTCAAACACCGGATGGCCGACGTCCATGTCCACGTGGAAGCCGCCCGGTCGGCGCTGTACGGCGCGCTGACCGGAGACGATCTGCCGGTGGACGCGGCGACCGCGAAGGCCGTCTGCTCGGAGGCGTTCGAACACGCGGCCGCGGAGATGATCCAGCTGCACGGCGGCATCGCGATCACCTGGGAGCACGACGCCCACCTGTACTTCAAACGCGCGCACGGCAGCGCACAGCTCTTCGGCCGGCCCGCTGGATTCCCTGACGCCACCAGCGGATAA
- a CDS encoding acyl-CoA dehydrogenase family protein, translating into MRFALSPEQRDFATSLHDYLTGADTPGAARAWADGRHEPGLKLLRGLAELGVPALLIDEAHGGLGAGPVDLVVAFEALGYHAVPGPLVETAAVAPAALTGAAAERWLPPLAAGEAFATVPVPLALDADIAAVVVGGEVVGEPELVRSIDPTRRLFRVDAPPLTGGRAFDLGVLAVAAQLLGAGQWLLDATVAYAKQRSQYGRLIGEYQAIKHLLADVATHLELTRPLVHGAAVTGSPQDISAAKVKAADAAHLAARTALQVHGAIGYTAEHDLGLRLTKVRALTGAWGTGAFHRERILRTIAGRR; encoded by the coding sequence ATGAGATTCGCGCTCTCCCCTGAACAGCGGGACTTCGCCACCAGCCTGCACGACTACCTCACCGGAGCCGACACCCCCGGCGCCGCCCGCGCCTGGGCCGACGGGCGGCACGAACCCGGGCTCAAACTCCTGCGCGGCCTCGCCGAACTCGGCGTGCCCGCCCTGCTCATCGACGAAGCACACGGCGGCCTCGGCGCCGGCCCAGTCGACCTCGTGGTGGCCTTCGAAGCCCTGGGCTACCACGCCGTCCCCGGACCACTGGTGGAAACCGCCGCGGTCGCGCCCGCCGCGCTGACCGGGGCGGCGGCGGAGCGGTGGCTGCCGCCTCTGGCCGCCGGTGAAGCGTTCGCGACGGTACCGGTGCCGCTCGCGCTGGACGCCGACATCGCCGCCGTCGTCGTGGGTGGCGAGGTCGTGGGCGAGCCCGAGCTGGTCCGATCAATCGACCCCACCCGGCGGCTCTTCCGAGTCGACGCACCCCCGCTGACCGGCGGCAGGGCCTTCGACCTCGGGGTTCTCGCCGTGGCCGCGCAGCTGCTCGGCGCCGGGCAATGGCTGCTGGACGCCACGGTCGCCTACGCCAAGCAACGCAGCCAATACGGCCGGCTGATCGGCGAATACCAGGCGATCAAGCACCTGCTCGCCGACGTCGCCACCCACCTCGAACTCACCCGGCCCCTGGTGCACGGCGCCGCCGTCACCGGCAGCCCACAAGACATCTCGGCCGCCAAGGTCAAGGCCGCCGACGCCGCCCACCTCGCCGCCCGCACCGCGCTGCAGGTCCACGGCGCCATCGGCTACACCGCCGAACACGACCTCGGCCTCCGACTGACCAAAGTCCGGGCACTGACCGGCGCCTGGGGCACCGGGGCGTTCCACCGCGAGCGCATCCTTCGGACGATAGCGGGGCGGCGATGA
- a CDS encoding acyl-CoA dehydrogenase family protein, whose product MDLDIDAESAAFRDEVREWLAAHVPTLPSMDTAEGFAAHREWEAQLADARLSVVSWPRAYGGRDASLLQWVLFEEEYYAAGAPGRVSQNGIFMLGPTLFAHGTPEQRDRILPAMARGEQVWAQAWSEPEAGSDIAALRSSAVRTEGGWLLSGQKTWSSRAAFADRAFGLFRTDPGQRRHRGLTYFMFDLRAEGVTVRPIPQLDGEPGFAEIFLDQVFVPDADVIGEPGQGWRVAMTTANNERGLSLRSPGRFLAAANRLVDLWHSTGEPAAARDRVADAWIGARAYQLYTFGTVSRLAEGGELGPESSVNKLFWSHLDLDLHETALDILGPHAETDRAWVEGYLFSLAGPIYGGTDQIQRNTIAERLLGLPKEARR is encoded by the coding sequence ATGGACCTCGACATCGATGCCGAGTCGGCGGCGTTCCGCGACGAGGTGCGGGAGTGGCTGGCGGCGCACGTGCCCACGCTCCCGTCGATGGACACCGCGGAGGGCTTCGCGGCGCACCGGGAGTGGGAGGCGCAGCTGGCCGACGCGCGGTTGTCGGTGGTGTCCTGGCCGCGCGCCTACGGCGGCCGGGACGCGTCGCTGTTGCAGTGGGTGCTGTTCGAGGAGGAGTACTACGCCGCCGGGGCACCCGGGCGGGTGTCCCAGAACGGGATCTTCATGCTGGGCCCGACCCTGTTCGCCCACGGCACGCCCGAGCAGCGGGACCGGATCCTGCCGGCCATGGCCCGGGGTGAGCAGGTGTGGGCGCAGGCCTGGTCCGAACCCGAAGCCGGGTCCGACATCGCCGCGTTGCGCAGCAGCGCGGTCCGCACCGAGGGTGGGTGGTTGCTGTCCGGGCAGAAGACCTGGTCCTCCCGCGCGGCCTTCGCCGACCGCGCGTTCGGGCTGTTCCGCACCGACCCCGGCCAGCGGCGGCACCGCGGACTGACGTACTTCATGTTCGACCTGCGCGCCGAGGGCGTGACCGTGCGGCCGATCCCACAGCTGGACGGGGAGCCGGGGTTCGCCGAGATCTTCCTGGACCAGGTGTTCGTGCCCGATGCGGACGTGATCGGCGAACCGGGCCAGGGCTGGCGGGTCGCGATGACCACCGCCAACAACGAACGCGGCCTGTCCCTGCGCAGCCCCGGCCGCTTCCTCGCCGCCGCGAACCGGCTCGTGGACCTCTGGCACTCGACGGGGGAACCGGCCGCGGCGCGGGACCGGGTGGCGGACGCGTGGATCGGGGCGCGCGCCTACCAGCTCTACACCTTCGGCACCGTGTCCCGGCTGGCCGAGGGCGGCGAGCTCGGACCGGAATCCAGCGTCAACAAGCTGTTCTGGTCCCACCTCGACCTCGACCTGCACGAAACGGCGCTCGACATCCTCGGCCCGCACGCCGAAACCGACCGGGCCTGGGTGGAGGGCTACCTGTTCTCGCTGGCCGGCCCGATCTACGGCGGCACCGACCAGATCCAGCGCAACACCATCGCCGAACGACTCCTGGGACTGCCGAAGGAGGCCCGCCGATGA
- a CDS encoding enoyl-CoA hydratase → MSEPVVRYERRGAVALVTMNRPEYRNAQNSAMTYALDDAFTRAVDDADVKVIVLAGEGKHFSAGHDIGTPGRDVDQSFDRRAVVWWDHTTREGGDQRFARESEVYLGMCRRWREIPKPMIASVQGACIAGGLMLAWVCDVIVASDDAFFADPVVRMGIPGVEYFAHPWVLGPRAAKEVLFTGERFSVQQAREWGMVNRVVPRAELEARTVVLAETIARMPQFGLALAKKAVNQAEDLMGLRSGMDSVFGLHHFAHAHNAETSTDSLGGQDARSMRDGGQR, encoded by the coding sequence ATGAGTGAACCGGTGGTCCGCTATGAGCGCCGGGGCGCGGTGGCGCTGGTGACGATGAATCGCCCGGAGTACCGCAACGCGCAGAACTCGGCGATGACCTACGCGCTGGACGATGCGTTCACCCGCGCGGTGGACGATGCCGACGTGAAGGTGATCGTGCTGGCGGGGGAGGGCAAGCACTTCTCGGCGGGGCACGACATCGGCACGCCCGGCCGCGATGTCGACCAGAGTTTCGACCGGCGCGCGGTGGTGTGGTGGGACCACACGACCCGGGAGGGCGGGGATCAGCGGTTCGCCCGGGAGTCCGAGGTGTATCTGGGGATGTGCCGGCGGTGGCGGGAGATCCCGAAACCGATGATCGCGTCGGTGCAGGGTGCGTGTATCGCGGGCGGGCTGATGCTGGCCTGGGTCTGTGATGTGATCGTGGCTTCCGATGACGCGTTCTTCGCTGATCCGGTGGTGCGCATGGGCATTCCGGGGGTGGAGTACTTCGCGCACCCGTGGGTGCTGGGGCCGCGGGCGGCGAAGGAGGTGCTGTTCACCGGGGAGCGGTTCAGCGTGCAGCAGGCCAGGGAGTGGGGCATGGTCAACCGGGTCGTGCCGCGCGCCGAACTCGAAGCGCGCACTGTCGTGCTGGCGGAGACGATCGCGCGGATGCCGCAGTTCGGGCTGGCGCTGGCGAAGAAGGCGGTCAACCAGGCCGAGGACCTGATGGGCCTGCGGTCCGGAATGGACTCGGTGTTCGGGCTGCACCACTTCGCGCACGCGCACAACGCCGAAACCTCCACGGATTCGCTGGGTGGGCAGGACGCGCGGTCGATGCGGGACGGGGGGCAGCGCTGA
- a CDS encoding acyl-CoA dehydrogenase family protein → MNDEVTRFRREVADWLADNLTGEFAALRGLGGPGREHEAFDLRLAWERHLAAAGWTCVGWPVEFGGRGLSLDEQVAFHEEYAASGAPARVNHIGEQLLGPTLIAFGTPEQQSRFLPKIVAVEELWCQGYSEPGAGSDLAAVSTSAELRDGQWVVNGQKIWTSLAHVADWCFVVTRTEKSSQRHRGLSYLLVPLKQDGVTVRPIQQLTGTSEFNEVFFDDARTPAAMVVGEPGEGWRIAMATLGFERGVSTLGQQIGFRRELDGIEAEAKRLGTWEDPLLRADLERARMGLRVLRAHALRTLGQAAGPEVAVGKLMWAQWHRRLGELAVRVRGARSLVADGELDEWQRLFLFTRADTIYGGSDEIERNIIAERVLGLPKEAR, encoded by the coding sequence GTGAACGACGAGGTGACGCGGTTCCGTCGTGAGGTCGCGGACTGGCTGGCGGACAACCTGACCGGCGAGTTCGCCGCCTTGCGTGGGCTGGGCGGGCCGGGACGCGAGCACGAGGCGTTCGACCTGCGGCTGGCGTGGGAGCGGCACCTGGCCGCGGCGGGGTGGACGTGCGTGGGCTGGCCAGTGGAGTTCGGCGGGCGCGGGTTGTCGCTGGACGAGCAGGTCGCCTTCCACGAGGAGTACGCGGCGTCGGGCGCGCCGGCGCGGGTCAACCACATCGGGGAGCAGTTGCTGGGGCCGACGTTGATCGCGTTCGGCACGCCGGAGCAGCAGAGCCGGTTCCTGCCCAAGATCGTGGCGGTCGAGGAGCTGTGGTGCCAGGGCTACTCCGAGCCCGGGGCCGGGTCCGACCTGGCCGCGGTGTCCACGTCGGCGGAGCTGCGGGACGGCCAGTGGGTGGTCAACGGCCAGAAGATCTGGACGTCGCTGGCCCACGTGGCGGACTGGTGTTTCGTGGTCACCCGCACCGAAAAGAGTTCGCAGCGGCACCGCGGCCTGTCCTACCTGCTGGTGCCGTTGAAGCAGGACGGCGTGACCGTGCGGCCGATCCAGCAGCTGACCGGCACCAGCGAGTTCAACGAGGTGTTCTTCGACGACGCCCGCACCCCCGCCGCGATGGTGGTCGGTGAGCCGGGTGAGGGGTGGCGGATCGCGATGGCCACCCTCGGCTTCGAACGCGGCGTGTCCACGCTGGGCCAGCAGATCGGGTTCCGCCGCGAGCTGGACGGCATCGAGGCCGAGGCCAAGCGGCTGGGCACGTGGGAGGATCCGCTGTTGCGCGCCGATCTGGAGCGCGCCCGGATGGGCCTGCGGGTGTTGCGGGCGCACGCGTTGCGGACGCTGGGTCAGGCGGCGGGGCCGGAGGTCGCGGTCGGCAAGCTGATGTGGGCGCAGTGGCACCGCCGCCTCGGCGAATTGGCGGTGCGGGTGCGGGGCGCGCGGTCGCTGGTCGCCGACGGCGAGCTGGACGAGTGGCAGCGGCTGTTCCTGTTCACCCGCGCCGACACCATCTACGGCGGCTCCGACGAGATCGAACGCAACATCATCGCCGAGCGGGTGCTCGGCCTGCCCAAGGAGGCCCGGTGA
- a CDS encoding SDR family oxidoreductase, translating into MIPHYPPGHDLLAGRVVVVTAAAGTGIGSAVAKRCLEEGASVVISDWHERRLTEKATELAELGKVHAITCDVTDESQVQGLVAGAVGQFGRIDVMINNAGLGGTRSVLEMTDDEWSRVLDITLTGTFRCTRAVLRQFVAQGGGGAIVNNASVIGWRAQAGQAHYAAAKAGVMALTRCSALDAAEHGVRINAVAPSLAMHPFLAKVTSDELLQELEQREAFGRAAEPWEVANVMVLLASDYASYMTGEVVSVSSQHP; encoded by the coding sequence GTGATCCCCCACTACCCGCCCGGACACGACCTGCTCGCCGGGAGAGTCGTGGTGGTGACCGCCGCCGCGGGCACCGGCATCGGCTCCGCGGTGGCGAAACGCTGCCTCGAAGAAGGCGCCAGCGTGGTGATCAGCGACTGGCACGAACGCCGCCTCACCGAGAAGGCCACCGAACTGGCCGAGCTGGGCAAGGTCCACGCGATCACCTGCGACGTCACGGACGAATCCCAGGTCCAGGGGTTGGTGGCGGGGGCGGTGGGGCAGTTCGGCCGGATCGACGTGATGATCAACAACGCCGGTCTCGGCGGCACCCGGTCCGTGCTGGAGATGACCGACGACGAGTGGTCCCGGGTTCTCGACATCACGTTGACCGGCACCTTCCGCTGCACCCGGGCGGTGCTGCGGCAGTTCGTCGCCCAGGGCGGTGGCGGGGCGATCGTCAACAACGCGTCCGTCATCGGCTGGCGGGCGCAGGCCGGGCAGGCCCACTACGCCGCCGCGAAGGCCGGGGTGATGGCGTTGACCCGCTGTTCCGCGCTGGATGCCGCCGAGCACGGGGTGCGGATCAACGCGGTGGCGCCGAGTTTGGCGATGCACCCGTTCCTGGCGAAGGTCACCAGTGACGAACTGCTGCAGGAACTGGAGCAGCGGGAGGCGTTCGGCCGCGCCGCCGAACCCTGGGAAGTCGCCAACGTGATGGTCTTACTCGCCAGCGACTACGCCAGCTACATGACCGGTGAGGTCGTGTCCGTGTCCAGCCAGCACCCCTAG